A genomic region of Coriobacteriaceae bacterium contains the following coding sequences:
- a CDS encoding amidohydrolase, which yields MSYGYVDTHCHFLSPTIEEAFEDHDIDVAAIEGFPVPRYGQDWTVEKHLDNARCNGIGLSFLSYSAPFPHFGDEAALVEICRQSNDMLAEIKLEHPDEIGFSALLPVPYMDAAIAETRRSICDLNADGVKLPSNVDGLYLGAKEYDPLFEVLDELNAVVTIHPEQPPVIPQDVFTAGPLPLFEYVGDTTRAVTNMIANGTVEKYPNISFLVPHCGSFLPAVIYRLNGMMNNVLIPKGLADPCDVLGQIKSMYFDVAGDALPAALGALITMVGTEKLVYGSDFPYTPGPAITQKQKALLECAELADCQEDVFRNNALRLFKRI from the coding sequence ATGAGTTATGGCTATGTTGATACGCATTGTCATTTTTTATCCCCAACAATCGAGGAAGCATTCGAGGACCACGATATCGACGTTGCGGCTATTGAGGGCTTTCCGGTGCCTAGGTATGGTCAGGATTGGACCGTCGAGAAGCATCTGGATAATGCACGATGCAACGGCATAGGGCTTTCGTTTCTGTCCTACTCCGCCCCTTTCCCTCATTTCGGGGACGAGGCCGCATTGGTTGAAATATGCCGTCAGTCGAACGACATGCTGGCAGAGATAAAGCTAGAGCATCCTGATGAAATTGGATTTTCTGCGCTGCTGCCTGTTCCCTACATGGATGCAGCTATTGCCGAGACAAGACGGTCGATATGTGATCTCAATGCAGATGGCGTAAAGCTTCCAAGCAATGTAGACGGGCTGTATCTTGGAGCCAAGGAGTATGATCCCCTCTTTGAGGTTTTAGATGAGCTGAACGCTGTTGTTACCATTCACCCGGAACAGCCTCCCGTAATCCCGCAAGATGTTTTTACTGCAGGGCCACTCCCCCTCTTCGAGTATGTTGGCGATACTACCAGGGCAGTGACGAACATGATCGCTAATGGCACTGTCGAAAAATATCCAAACATCAGCTTCCTCGTTCCGCACTGTGGATCATTTCTTCCCGCTGTTATTTACCGGCTTAACGGCATGATGAATAACGTTCTTATTCCTAAGGGACTGGCGGATCCATGCGATGTTCTTGGACAAATTAAATCCATGTATTTTGACGTCGCAGGAGACGCGTTGCCCGCGGCGCTCGGCGCACTGATTACGATGGTTGGGACCGAAAAACTCGTCTATGGCAGTGATTTCCCCTACACGCCTGGTCCCGCCATAACCCAGAAGCAGAAGGCTTTACTCGAGTGCGCCGAGCTTGCAGATTGCCAGGAAGATGTATTTCGGAATAACGCCCTGAGACTATTCAAGCGAATCTAA
- a CDS encoding 2-keto-3-deoxygluconate permease, with translation MVDFYKFFGKVPGGSILIPLFLFAIIGTIFPDLWKSLGGMSQQLFSGGALVLSGLLMFASGATIRLKDLPKLLKRFGSLTVAKLVFGVGLSIAFIFAFGMDGVFGINAVAFTAVMCACNPGVYASVIEEYGEPEEQGMFAIMMVLTTPAIPAAIILATGGTGGFDWVTILTILIPFFLGLVMGNLDPKLANMNKTMTPLILPFLGCCFGSGLNLMQCVEAGIPGILLALFVFVVFAIVLTFTDKVINKRPGYAGAGMCTTTGSAMLVPAMLGANFAAYGSAAITQIALTLLITAILTPLLVKFIVKRSGGSERYNNLQAQEAKELPKS, from the coding sequence ATGGTTGATTTTTATAAATTCTTCGGAAAGGTTCCGGGCGGATCTATCCTTATTCCACTATTCCTGTTCGCGATTATTGGAACGATTTTCCCAGACCTCTGGAAAAGTCTGGGTGGCATGTCCCAGCAATTATTTAGCGGCGGTGCGCTCGTTTTGTCAGGCTTGCTTATGTTTGCAAGTGGCGCAACCATTCGCCTGAAGGATCTCCCGAAGCTCCTTAAACGGTTTGGCTCTTTGACTGTCGCAAAGCTTGTATTTGGAGTGGGCTTGAGCATCGCCTTTATCTTTGCGTTTGGCATGGATGGCGTTTTCGGAATCAATGCGGTGGCATTTACCGCGGTGATGTGCGCCTGCAATCCCGGAGTTTACGCCAGCGTCATTGAGGAGTATGGCGAGCCAGAAGAGCAGGGAATGTTTGCCATCATGATGGTCCTGACTACTCCGGCTATTCCCGCTGCTATAATTTTAGCCACGGGCGGTACAGGTGGATTTGATTGGGTAACTATTCTCACCATCTTGATTCCCTTCTTCCTGGGCCTTGTCATGGGTAATCTTGACCCCAAGCTTGCCAATATGAACAAAACCATGACGCCTCTTATTTTGCCCTTCCTCGGCTGCTGCTTCGGTTCTGGCTTGAATCTTATGCAGTGCGTAGAAGCCGGTATTCCAGGAATACTCCTGGCGCTTTTTGTCTTTGTCGTTTTTGCCATCGTGCTTACGTTTACGGATAAGGTAATAAACAAACGACCTGGATATGCTGGTGCTGGAATGTGCACGACAACGGGTTCTGCAATGCTTGTCCCTGCTATGCTTGGAGCTAACTTCGCAGCTTATGGGTCGGCGGCAATCACTCAAATCGCTCTCACCCTATTGATTACCGCTATTCTGACACCCCTGCTCGTGAAATTCATCGTAAAGAGATCGGGCGGCAGCGAACGATATAACAACCTGCAGGCGCAGGAGGCTAAGGAGTTGCCGAAGTCGTAG
- a CDS encoding ATP-binding cassette domain-containing protein — translation MQITLNHVSYSYPGSTQTVLADVSAVFPQGWTGIIGNNGCGKSTLARIAAGLLSPDSGAASPCGLVAAYCEQDATIAPARLEDFACSWGQRAVRLRAALGIDDDWPWRYDTLSSGQQKRLQVAVALWEEPDLLVMDEPTNHVDARTRHAIAHALASYQGLGLLISHDRELLDDLVIQCLCFEGPNVIMRPGSYTQVKGQAAREATSAQRQRQDAKREVSRLQAEAARRSSEASRSATKRSARYLDAKDHDGKERIKLAVYTGKDGVAGKLSTRMGARLKKAQQALDDAYVNKEYAGDIWMDAEASPRKVFVCMEACDLTRGEHRLHVPDLAVGNTEHIGIAGVNGSGKTTLLTALMEAVPNDLSTLYIPQEIGPEQAAHIMLALSDMSRNERGRVLSIVAQLNSDPDRILDGSELSPGEMRKLMLAQGILRQPVLIAMDEPTNHLDLGSIEALERVLVAYPGALLLVSHDERLLERTADIRWHLERDDGDVNSFSLEVL, via the coding sequence ATGCAGATTACCCTGAATCATGTTTCCTATTCCTATCCCGGTTCGACCCAAACCGTGCTTGCGGATGTGAGCGCCGTCTTCCCGCAAGGTTGGACGGGCATCATCGGCAATAACGGCTGCGGCAAGAGCACGCTTGCCCGCATCGCGGCTGGGCTGCTTTCGCCTGATAGCGGAGCGGCCTCTCCATGCGGGCTTGTCGCTGCCTACTGCGAGCAAGACGCGACCATCGCTCCCGCGCGACTCGAAGACTTCGCTTGCTCATGGGGGCAACGCGCCGTGCGTCTGCGCGCGGCACTCGGCATCGATGACGATTGGCCCTGGCGCTACGACACGCTTTCGAGTGGCCAGCAGAAGCGCCTGCAAGTTGCGGTTGCGCTCTGGGAGGAGCCGGACTTGCTCGTCATGGACGAGCCAACCAACCATGTGGACGCACGTACACGCCATGCTATCGCGCACGCGCTCGCGAGCTATCAGGGCCTAGGGCTGCTGATATCCCACGACCGCGAGCTCCTGGATGACCTCGTCATCCAATGCCTGTGTTTCGAGGGTCCAAACGTCATCATGCGTCCGGGCAGCTATACGCAGGTGAAGGGCCAGGCAGCGCGCGAAGCTACGAGCGCGCAGCGGCAGAGGCAGGACGCCAAGCGCGAGGTGTCGCGTCTTCAAGCGGAAGCCGCGCGCCGAAGCAGCGAGGCGAGCAGGTCGGCTACGAAGCGAAGCGCCCGATACCTTGACGCAAAGGACCATGATGGCAAGGAGCGCATCAAGCTTGCGGTGTATACCGGGAAGGATGGCGTCGCTGGCAAGCTCTCCACGCGCATGGGTGCGCGCCTCAAGAAAGCGCAGCAGGCGCTTGATGATGCGTACGTGAACAAGGAATACGCGGGCGATATCTGGATGGACGCCGAGGCAAGCCCCCGCAAGGTGTTCGTGTGCATGGAGGCTTGCGACCTGACGCGCGGCGAGCATCGGCTTCATGTGCCCGACCTCGCGGTGGGCAATACCGAGCACATCGGCATCGCCGGAGTCAACGGTAGCGGTAAGACGACGCTGCTCACGGCTCTCATGGAGGCGGTGCCGAATGACCTGAGCACCCTGTATATCCCGCAGGAAATTGGCCCTGAGCAGGCTGCACACATCATGTTGGCGCTGAGCGACATGTCTCGCAACGAGCGCGGGCGCGTGCTCTCCATCGTGGCGCAGCTCAACTCCGATCCCGACCGCATCCTGGATGGCAGCGAGCTGAGCCCGGGTGAGATGCGCAAGCTCATGCTCGCGCAGGGCATCTTGCGGCAGCCGGTGCTGATAGCCATGGATGAGCCGACCAATCACTTGGACCTCGGTTCCATCGAAGCCCTCGAGCGTGTACTCGTCGCTTATCCGGGTGCACTGCTGCTCGTGAGTCACGACGAGCGCCTACTCGAGAGGACGGCGGATATACGCTGGCATCTTGAGCGCGACGACGGCGATGTGAACTCGTTCTCGCTGGAAGTCCTCTGA
- a CDS encoding type II toxin-antitoxin system Phd/YefM family antitoxin, protein MPVMRTTTELQRNMGDVAALCHQIKEPIYITKNGEADLVLMDAAAFEHALDLRNAAFEREVRTLEGIERGREEIAAGKGRPYAAIREQLSL, encoded by the coding sequence ATGCCTGTCATGAGAACGACCACGGAGTTGCAACGGAACATGGGCGATGTCGCTGCGCTCTGCCATCAGATCAAGGAGCCGATCTACATCACCAAGAACGGCGAGGCGGACCTTGTGCTTATGGATGCAGCCGCGTTCGAGCATGCTCTCGACTTGCGGAATGCGGCATTTGAGCGAGAGGTGCGGACACTCGAGGGGATCGAGCGCGGGCGCGAGGAAATCGCTGCTGGCAAGGGGCGTCCCTACGCTGCGATTCGTGAGCAGCTGAGCTTATGA